A section of the Candidatus Thioglobus autotrophicus genome encodes:
- a CDS encoding YagK/YfjJ domain-containing protein — translation MTKRNRKKEHYGSFLNINGEELKINSTEKLGVYPLIIEKFVVELDKMIARYKRVFVLRFDLHLRQYCDDNKQITTFIKAQVQRIKRKYKTKYVGYVWVREVERSKIQHYHCAFFIDGDKIRNSFALNQQIKAKWYKNGHRSVVPKPYYFLDKHNMKEAREEVIY, via the coding sequence ATGACTAAGAGAAACAGGAAGAAGGAGCATTATGGTTCTTTCTTAAACATTAACGGTGAGGAATTAAAAATAAACTCAACCGAAAAGCTAGGAGTTTATCCACTTATTATTGAAAAGTTTGTTGTTGAGTTGGACAAAATGATAGCGAGATATAAGCGTGTCTTTGTATTAAGGTTTGATTTACACCTTCGACAATATTGTGATGACAATAAGCAGATAACAACCTTTATAAAAGCACAAGTTCAAAGAATAAAACGAAAGTACAAGACCAAGTACGTTGGTTATGTTTGGGTGAGAGAAGTAGAAAGGTCAAAGATTCAGCACTATCATTGTGCTTTCTTTATTGATGGAGATAAGATAAGAAACTCTTTTGCTTTGAACCAACAAATCAAAGCTAAGTGGTATAAGAATGGACACCGTTCGGTTGTGCCAAAGCCTTACTACTTTCTTGATAAACATAATATGAAGGAGGCAAGGGAAGAGGTAATTTATTGA
- a CDS encoding (2Fe-2S) ferredoxin domain-containing protein, translated as MDFYTRHIFFCNNQRKDGKSCCSQLGAKQMYRYAKDKCREEGKMGEGKIGVSESRCLGRCEHGPVAVVYPDNVWYQYIDEEDIDEIIDEHLIAGKPVKRLQID; from the coding sequence ATGGATTTCTACACCCGACATATTTTCTTTTGTAATAATCAACGCAAAGACGGTAAAAGCTGTTGCTCTCAGTTGGGCGCTAAGCAGATGTATCGTTATGCCAAAGATAAGTGTCGAGAAGAGGGAAAAATGGGTGAAGGCAAAATTGGCGTTAGCGAATCACGCTGTTTAGGCAGGTGTGAGCATGGGCCGGTGGCAGTTGTGTATCCAGATAATGTTTGGTACCAATATATTGACGAAGAGGATATTGATGAAATCATTGATGAGCACTTAATCGCCGGAAAACCCGTTAAACGCTTACAGATTGATTAA
- a CDS encoding DUF2628 domain-containing protein, with protein MKFQNKDNGYIEETSLTFLWVLFFGVFYFLYKKIWNHALISLGLAIITAGISWLIYPFFGKEIVRKHFLRNGWVEVSDTGEQIDSNIEVKNKTGDYVIIAIIIILALAIAGQMMG; from the coding sequence ATGAAATTTCAAAATAAAGACAATGGCTATATTGAAGAAACGTCACTTACATTTTTATGGGTGCTGTTTTTTGGAGTGTTTTATTTTTTATATAAAAAGATTTGGAATCACGCACTGATTAGTCTTGGTTTGGCAATTATTACAGCGGGAATATCGTGGTTAATATATCCATTTTTTGGTAAAGAAATTGTGCGTAAACACTTTTTAAGAAACGGCTGGGTTGAAGTGTCAGATACTGGAGAGCAGATAGATAGTAATATTGAAGTTAAGAATAAGACTGGTGATTATGTAATTATTGCAATAATAATTATCTTGGCATTGGCTATTGCTGGTCAAATGATGGGGTAA
- a CDS encoding helix-turn-helix domain-containing protein encodes MTINRLFTTKQLADILGFAPKTLSNQRILGTGLPFIKIGNAVRYKSSDIETYIEENTHDHNGMVKVNSIRVKEEV; translated from the coding sequence ATGACAATTAATAGACTGTTTACAACAAAGCAACTCGCAGATATTTTAGGGTTCGCACCTAAGACATTATCTAATCAAAGAATACTTGGAACTGGACTTCCATTTATCAAGATTGGTAATGCCGTTCGTTATAAAAGTTCCGACATTGAAACCTACATTGAAGAGAATACCCACGACCATAACGGTATGGTTAAGGTTAATTCAATCCGTGTGAAGGAGGAAGTGTAA
- a CDS encoding helix-turn-helix domain-containing protein has protein sequence MNGVDNKNPSETTKLEKGYLKSGNAKYNIVEYLSDGNSLTSREAFMMIGTTCLNTHISELCRNCGFIIPRKMIEVDTRYGKKVKVNEYRFNNEDCELADYLLEEKAHAL, from the coding sequence ATGAATGGAGTAGATAATAAAAACCCCTCTGAAACGACCAAGTTGGAGAAGGGCTACCTAAAATCCGGTAACGCAAAGTATAACATTGTCGAGTATTTGAGTGATGGGAATTCTCTCACAAGCAGAGAAGCCTTTATGATGATAGGTACTACTTGTCTGAATACACACATTAGCGAACTCTGTCGCAACTGTGGTTTCATAATTCCAAGGAAGATGATAGAAGTCGATACTCGCTATGGCAAAAAAGTTAAAGTCAACGAGTACAGATTCAACAATGAAGATTGTGAATTAGCTGACTACCTACTAGAGGAAAAAGCACACGCTTTGTAA
- the coaE gene encoding dephospho-CoA kinase (Dephospho-CoA kinase (CoaE) performs the final step in coenzyme A biosynthesis.) translates to MSPIKIALTGGIACGKSNVAQLFENLGTEVISLDELSRQVVVPGSAGLSELVDHFGDSILEADKSLDRKVLREILLDNKANQQLIEDILHPKILEKMQMAIKNSKKSLIIVEIPLLVEKNLAYLFDRAIIIDCNEQNQLKRLIKRENIDKNSAKSLIYTQTSAENRLKLADQLPIDVIENNSEIFELKQKVQNLYQKLINL, encoded by the coding sequence ATGTCACCAATTAAAATTGCACTAACAGGCGGAATCGCCTGCGGAAAATCTAACGTTGCCCAATTATTTGAAAATCTTGGCACTGAGGTAATCAGCCTTGATGAGCTCTCTCGGCAAGTAGTTGTGCCTGGGAGTGCGGGATTAAGCGAACTCGTTGATCACTTTGGTGATAGCATTCTTGAGGCGGATAAAAGCCTTGATCGCAAGGTTTTACGAGAAATTTTGCTAGATAATAAAGCCAATCAACAGCTAATTGAGGACATTTTGCATCCAAAAATATTGGAAAAAATGCAAATGGCAATAAAAAATAGCAAAAAATCGCTTATTATTGTCGAAATACCGCTACTAGTTGAGAAAAATTTAGCTTATTTGTTTGATAGAGCCATTATTATTGATTGTAATGAGCAAAATCAGCTAAAAAGACTAATAAAACGTGAAAATATTGATAAAAACTCTGCAAAATCGCTTATTTATACACAAACAAGTGCAGAAAACAGGCTAAAACTAGCAGATCAGCTACCCATTGATGTGATTGAAAATAATTCGGAAATTTTCGAATTAAAGCAAAAAGTGCAAAATTTATATCAAAAATTAATCAATCTGTAA
- the rsmI gene encoding 16S rRNA (cytidine(1402)-2'-O)-methyltransferase produces the protein MIGTLYIVATPIGNLDDITFRAIETLKNADVILAEDTRHSRRLLNHYDIKTDLRAFHEHNETQKAQLVISELLEGKNMALISDAGTPLISDPGYVLVREAKKAGVMASPIPGASAMISAMSVAGIASDQFGFFGFLPNKQTARIKAIQAIAHIDQTAIFYESPKRILACARDLQSVLGDDRIVCFAKELTKSFETIKTDTLPNLINYLEADQAHQKGEFVVLISSIDKNNKVIGEEQLDKILPILLMEMGASKAAKLAAKITGIDKKHCYQRAIDL, from the coding sequence ATGATCGGAACACTTTATATTGTTGCCACCCCTATTGGAAATCTAGATGATATCACTTTTAGGGCAATTGAAACTCTAAAAAATGCAGACGTTATCTTGGCGGAAGACACGCGCCATTCCAGGCGCTTGCTTAATCATTACGACATCAAAACCGATTTGCGCGCTTTTCACGAGCACAATGAAACGCAAAAAGCTCAGTTGGTAATCAGCGAGCTGCTCGAAGGTAAAAACATGGCACTTATTAGCGATGCGGGTACGCCACTGATTAGTGACCCTGGTTATGTACTGGTACGCGAAGCCAAAAAAGCCGGGGTGATGGCCTCACCCATTCCGGGCGCGAGTGCGATGATCAGCGCCATGAGTGTGGCTGGTATTGCCAGTGACCAATTTGGATTTTTTGGTTTTTTACCCAACAAACAAACCGCCAGAATTAAAGCTATCCAGGCTATTGCACACATTGATCAAACCGCTATTTTTTATGAATCACCCAAGCGCATTTTAGCGTGTGCGCGCGACCTACAAAGCGTTTTGGGCGACGATCGAATTGTGTGTTTTGCCAAAGAGCTGACCAAATCTTTTGAAACCATTAAAACTGATACCCTGCCTAATTTGATTAACTACCTAGAAGCAGACCAAGCGCATCAAAAAGGCGAATTCGTGGTTTTAATTTCCAGTATCGATAAAAACAACAAAGTTATCGGCGAGGAGCAATTAGACAAAATACTGCCTATTTTGCTGATGGAAATGGGCGCTTCAAAAGCCGCCAAGCTGGCCGCTAAAATAACGGGTATTGACAAAAAACATTGCTACCAAAGGGCAATTGACCTATAA
- a CDS encoding YraN family protein, which produces MFSIKRQVGNQAEDIALKYLIQQGLTLIEQNYLTKVGEIDIIMLDKAEQVLVFVEVRYRKNTRFGSATDTVTSSKQAKIIRSAQRYLQQHDEFDEYICRFDVVGLESDLKYPKINWIKDAFEG; this is translated from the coding sequence ATGTTTAGTATTAAAAGACAAGTTGGCAATCAAGCAGAAGACATTGCGCTGAAATATCTTATTCAGCAGGGTCTAACGTTAATTGAACAAAATTATCTTACCAAGGTTGGTGAAATAGATATTATTATGCTTGATAAAGCCGAGCAAGTATTGGTTTTTGTTGAAGTTCGTTATCGAAAAAATACACGCTTTGGATCGGCCACTGACACCGTTACCTCTAGCAAGCAGGCAAAAATTATTCGCAGTGCACAACGCTACTTGCAACAACACGATGAGTTTGATGAATATATCTGTCGGTTTGATGTTGTGGGACTAGAATCTGATTTAAAATATCCTAAAATAAACTGGATTAAAGACGCCTTTGAAGGCTAA